GGGGCTCGTTGCCGACGGTTGTCCTTGCGGGCGGATTGATCTATTTCGGGTGCGGTCCGGCGCAATCGCCAGTCATTTTTAACGCGGCGCTCATCGCGTGGTGCATCATCTTTTCTATGGGATGTCTTATTCAAGGCGTCGCGGCAGAAGCGAAGTTCGGAAAGAAAGACCCATCACAGGCTGTCGCCGATGAAACGGCGGGGCAGGCGATTGCCTGCCTTTTCCTTCCCGCGGCGATCGAGCAAAGCACGTTCACCGCGCTGCTCGCGTTGTCAGGCGCATTCCTCGCCTTTCGAATCTTCGACATTCTCAAAATCTGGCCCGCGCGGGGGCTTCAGCGGCTTCCGGGAGGAGCCGGGATCCTGGTGGATGATCTTGTCGCCGGGGTGCAGGCTCTGCTGGTCGTGCAGCTGATCGCGCGAATCCTGTTGCGGTGAAAACCCAAGGAGTTTGCATGGGATGCATACTCGTCCTCTTCGCGTTGTTCTTGCCGCGGGTGACGCTGTTCTGCCTTTGGCTCTTTGGCGATTGGTTGCAGAGGGCGTTCGCCGGCCATTTCATTTGGCCCCTGCTCGGGTTCTTTTTCGCACCCTACACGACGCTCGCCGTGGCGTTTGCCAATCTGCACGGTGGGGTGCAGGGCGGCTACGTGATCCTCGTGATCATCGCGGCGCTGTTTGATCTCGGCAGCCTCGGCGGCTCGTCACGTCACGTGCGCAAACGCCAAATCGCGGGGTAGCAAAGACACGGAGAGAACGCGGAGATGCGGAGAAGGCGGAGTTGCGCGGAGCGGAAGTGGGTCAATTCGAATGGCGAGCTTCACTCTGCGAAATCACACGGCCCTTTCTCCTCAACAAATCAATTCTCTTCCGGACTCTCCTCCGCGAGCCTCCGCAAACTCCGCCTCTCCGCGTTCTCTCGTAATTTTTTTCGCACCGGCAAACGTCACACCTTGCGATCGAGCAACCGGTACTGCACCGCTTCACCGATGTGCTCGGAAGTCACGACATCGGATTCCGCGAGGTCCGCGATCGTGCGCGCGATGCGCCGGATCTTGTCGAACGCCCGCGCCGAAAGGCCCATCTCGTTCATCGCCTGTCCGAGCATCGTCAGTGCGTTCTCGTCGAGATTCGCCATCTCGTCGAGTTTCTTGCCGCTGAGCCGCGCGTTGGGGGTTTCGCCCTGACGTGCGTGTTGGCGGGCGCGAGCTCGCGCGACTTGCTCGCGCATCTGCGCCGTGGTTGTGCCGCTCGCCTGTTCGTTGCGGCGAGAGAGTTCGCGGAACGGCACGGCCGGCGCTTCGATGTGAATATCGATCCTGTCGAGCAACGGCCCGCTGAGCTTGGCGAGATAACGCTCCATCTCGATGCGCCCGACTTCGCCCGGCGCCACATCGCCCCGGGGCGTCGGGTTCATCGCGGCGACCAGCATGAAATTCGCCGGAAATCGCACGGCGCTGTGGGAGCGCGCGATCGTCACGACGTGGTCTTCCATCGGCTGGCGCAGCGTTTCGAGCACGTCGCGCGGGAACTCCGGCAATTCATCGAGAAATAGCACGCCGTGGTGCGCCAGGCTGATCTCGCCCGGGCGCGGGATCATGCCGCCTCCGACGATCGCGGCGCCGCTCGCCGTGTGGTGGGGCGTGCGCACCGGCCTTGTCGCGATCAGCCCCTGACCCGGCGCAAGCTGGCCCGCGGCCGAATAAATCCGCGTGACCTGGATCGCCTCGTCGGGAGTGAGCGGAGGCAGCACGCCCGGCAGCGCTTTGGCCATCATCGTCTTGCCCGTGCCGGCCGGGCCGAGCATGACGAGGTTGTGCCCGCCCGCGGCGGCAACCACGATCGCTCGCTTCACCGTCTCCTGCCCTTTGATCTCGCCGAAGTCGATCGGCGAGGTCGCTTGCTTCAGAAGCTGCGCAACATCGGGCGATGGAAACGGCGCGGGCTCGAGATGCCCGGTCATGAGCCCGACGACTTCGGCGAGCGAGCGCGCGCCGAGCACGGCGATTCCTTCGACAACGGCGGCCTCGGCCGCGTTTTCGTAGGGGATGATCACGCCCTCGAAGCCCTTGGCCTTGGCGAGGGCCGCGAGCGCGATCGCGCCCTTGATCGGGCGCAGCCTCCCATCGAGTGCCAGCTCGCCGGCAAAAAGAAACCTGCGATGATCGATTCCCGGGGCTTCTTCGACGAGCGTTCCCGAACGCGGCGTCTTCTTCTCTGAGTTGGCGGCCTTGAGAGGCGCGCCGATCCCCTGCACCAGCAGCGCACCGATGGCGATGGGCAGGTCGTAGACCGGCCCTTCCTTGCGCACATCCGCCGGCGCGAGGTTGATGATCGTGCGGCCTTGCGGAAAAAAGTAGCCGCTGTTCACCATCGCGCTGCGCACGCGCTCGAGCGACTCTTTCACGGCGGCGTCGGGCAGACCGACGATCGCCGCGAAGCCGTGGTCGTCCTCGTTCTTGGGCTCGGTGTGATCGACTTCGATTTCGCAGGGGAGCGCATCGATTCCCTGCAGGAGCGAGGATTGGACACGGGCGAGCATCGCGGCAGTCTACCGAACGAACGACGATCGGCAAACGAGATTTTCGGGGTCCGTAAGATGCGCCTTCGCCTCATTCCGAACACAATCCGAATGCATGACAGAAGCAGAAAAGAGCTATTGGCCACCAAAAACCAGAACCCGACTCAAAAAAAGTGAATTTTCATCTAAATCTCTTTTCACAAGATGCCGTCTCGGGTAGGCTCTGGCGTCGGCTTGGGGAGAGAGAGACAAGTCGCGCGGCCGCAGTGTTTTCCGCCATTGCGCCAACACAAGCGTGTTTCTCCCAAAGCTGGTCGGACGCCGTCTTCGGGCTCATTGTGGGCACGGGCGTGGAGCATCGGACCTTGTTTGGAGAGAGAGACATGCGTAGCACGACTTCTGTTCTGACGGCGATGGCGTTGGCTGTCGCGGCCGGGGCGAACATTTCATCTGCAGCCTTGCTGTATGGTGGCGGCACCGAAACGGCTTCCCGCTTCAACCCGGGCGCCGGCGCGATCACCTACATGAACTGCTTCACCGCAGTGACTCCCGCGCAGACCCAGTTGGTGGTGACGAACGTCGTGGTCGGTATTCGCCGGCTGACGGTCAGCGGCTCATTGGTTGATGTCGGCATCAACATTTATGCCGCGCAAATGACTTGGGATGGCACGACTTTGGGCCGCGGTGCGAACCACCTGATTTATTCGCAGGCTTCACTCGGCGGTGGCGCCGCGACGATCACGCAGCTCGTCAACACCGGCCCGATCAGCAGCCCCGCCATCAATCTTGAACTGGCGACCAATCCGGGCTTGGGCGGTTGGTGGATCGGCGTCGAGTTCACCGGCGTCAACGCTGGTGACGCCAACAACGGCTGGCGCGTCACGAACGCTCCGACCACGGGTGCGTCGATCAACGGCTTCGGCATTTATAACAACGCGGGCAGCGGCGTGTTCCAGGCGTTGTTCGGCTTCGGCACCCCCGCGGGTTCGAGCCCGAGCCGGTTCCTGACCAACGTCGAAGGAAACCTGGTCCCGGCG
The DNA window shown above is from Phycisphaeraceae bacterium and carries:
- a CDS encoding phosphatidylglycerophosphatase A, which produces MPTSSKLLWITTFGLGHMRPASGTWGSLPTVVLAGGLIYFGCGPAQSPVIFNAALIAWCIIFSMGCLIQGVAAEAKFGKKDPSQAVADETAGQAIACLFLPAAIEQSTFTALLALSGAFLAFRIFDILKIWPARGLQRLPGGAGILVDDLVAGVQALLVVQLIARILLR
- a CDS encoding YifB family Mg chelatase-like AAA ATPase, producing MLARVQSSLLQGIDALPCEIEVDHTEPKNEDDHGFAAIVGLPDAAVKESLERVRSAMVNSGYFFPQGRTIINLAPADVRKEGPVYDLPIAIGALLVQGIGAPLKAANSEKKTPRSGTLVEEAPGIDHRRFLFAGELALDGRLRPIKGAIALAALAKAKGFEGVIIPYENAAEAAVVEGIAVLGARSLAEVVGLMTGHLEPAPFPSPDVAQLLKQATSPIDFGEIKGQETVKRAIVVAAAGGHNLVMLGPAGTGKTMMAKALPGVLPPLTPDEAIQVTRIYSAAGQLAPGQGLIATRPVRTPHHTASGAAIVGGGMIPRPGEISLAHHGVLFLDELPEFPRDVLETLRQPMEDHVVTIARSHSAVRFPANFMLVAAMNPTPRGDVAPGEVGRIEMERYLAKLSGPLLDRIDIHIEAPAVPFRELSRRNEQASGTTTAQMREQVARARARQHARQGETPNARLSGKKLDEMANLDENALTMLGQAMNEMGLSARAFDKIRRIARTIADLAESDVVTSEHIGEAVQYRLLDRKV
- a CDS encoding PEP-CTERM sorting domain-containing protein, which codes for MRSTTSVLTAMALAVAAGANISSAALLYGGGTETASRFNPGAGAITYMNCFTAVTPAQTQLVVTNVVVGIRRLTVSGSLVDVGINIYAAQMTWDGTTLGRGANHLIYSQASLGGGAATITQLVNTGPISSPAINLELATNPGLGGWWIGVEFTGVNAGDANNGWRVTNAPTTGASINGFGIYNNAGSGVFQALFGFGTPAGSSPSRFLTNVEGNLVPAPGSLALIGLGGLVAARRRRA